In Paludisphaera rhizosphaerae, one DNA window encodes the following:
- a CDS encoding sialidase family protein — MTTSMRDGARAAMVTGGKLIVGLMTLLAFTPHAKAQVGAEAAELRFQSKSPEEIRSYEREVARSVADLALVPPVLNVSPLPKYDYDKLDYGMTIGITRTPKGRLWACWVAGGDSPKAFFVLATSDDDGSTWSKPRLVVDAHSPEVPTDRSVLVGNVWTDPSGKLWLFFDQAMGMFDGRAGVWATTCANPDAESPEWSKPRRIWHGVMLNKPTVLKSGEWLLPISLDQRDGFKPFHGLFHELDPLRGVNVFATSDGGQTFDRRGAVRFPNPDWHEAMIVERKDGSLWMLARTAKGIMQTTSTDGGRSWAEPTEPPGIRQPNARFHIRRLASGRLLLVKHGDRADAHEGRVKLSAWLSEDDGATWKGGLILDDRKGVSYPDGFQAPDGTIYISYDRNRSTDGEVLLARFTEEDVLANRLVGPTSALKLLISRPQAPKKK, encoded by the coding sequence ATGACGACTTCGATGCGCGACGGCGCGAGGGCAGCCATGGTCACCGGGGGGAAGCTGATCGTCGGCCTGATGACGCTCCTGGCGTTCACGCCCCACGCCAAGGCTCAGGTGGGGGCCGAGGCGGCTGAACTCCGCTTCCAGTCGAAGTCGCCCGAAGAGATTCGGAGCTATGAACGAGAGGTGGCCCGGTCGGTCGCCGACCTGGCGCTGGTGCCCCCGGTCCTGAACGTCTCACCGCTGCCGAAGTACGACTACGACAAGCTCGACTATGGCATGACGATCGGGATCACCCGGACGCCGAAGGGTCGGTTGTGGGCCTGCTGGGTGGCGGGGGGCGACAGCCCCAAGGCCTTCTTCGTGCTGGCAACGAGCGACGACGACGGCTCGACCTGGTCGAAGCCGCGCCTCGTGGTGGACGCCCATTCGCCCGAAGTGCCGACGGATCGGAGCGTGCTGGTTGGAAACGTCTGGACCGACCCGTCGGGGAAGCTCTGGCTCTTCTTCGACCAGGCGATGGGGATGTTCGACGGTCGCGCGGGCGTCTGGGCGACGACCTGCGCCAATCCGGACGCCGAGTCGCCCGAGTGGTCGAAACCCCGGCGCATCTGGCACGGGGTCATGCTCAACAAGCCGACCGTTCTGAAGTCGGGCGAGTGGCTGCTGCCGATCTCGCTGGACCAGCGCGACGGCTTCAAGCCGTTCCACGGGCTCTTCCATGAGCTGGACCCGCTGCGAGGCGTGAACGTCTTCGCGACCTCGGACGGCGGCCAGACCTTTGATCGCCGGGGAGCCGTCCGATTTCCCAACCCGGACTGGCACGAGGCGATGATCGTCGAACGCAAGGACGGGTCGCTCTGGATGCTCGCCCGGACGGCGAAGGGGATCATGCAGACGACCTCGACCGACGGCGGCCGATCCTGGGCCGAGCCGACCGAGCCCCCGGGGATCCGCCAGCCCAACGCACGGTTCCACATTCGCCGATTGGCCTCGGGGCGGCTTCTCCTGGTCAAGCACGGCGATCGGGCCGACGCCCACGAAGGCCGCGTGAAGCTGAGCGCCTGGCTCTCCGAAGACGACGGCGCGACCTGGAAGGGAGGCCTGATCCTCGACGACCGCAAGGGGGTCTCCTACCCCGACGGCTTCCAGGCCCCGGACGGGACGATCTACATCTCGTACGACCGCAACCGATCCACCGACGGCGAGGTGCTCCTCGCCCGCTTCACCGAGGAGGACGTGCTGGCGAACCGACTCGTCGGCCCCACGTCCGCGCTCAAGCTGCTGATCAGCCGACCGCAGGCGCCGAAGAAGAAGTGA
- a CDS encoding FAD-dependent oxidoreductase — translation MNRRAFLHGSLGALAASSSARASTYRDADCDVLVYGGTPCGIAAAIAAAREGARTILVEPTGHVGGLSTSGINTAETEHMLPWTIGGIADEFYRRLGARYGTGKPEYYFESSVAESTYLEMLREAGVLLRTGVSLDSLKRDGTVLAAARLSDGSQVNAGSFIDASYEGDLAADAGVSYTVGRESRSQYDEEAAGIRFDQAPRRARTVDDDGRLRPGISGWAKDLKEGDAHRAPMSYNFRLTVARDPRYRVPIPRSPRYDPARYALLADWLREQSRIGKPAELSQVLDLYPRRNGKIELNNKQAAIISLSHLGGQIDWAEAGAKRRAEIYQDHLDYTLGLLQFLADDEAVPAAMRAEMQSIGLHKDEFVDNGNLPYQLYVREARRIRGSHVVTQRDVQEDRRKADAIGMSSHFIDSHHVQRLALSPAEFVNEGRIWRMGYAYQIPYRAITPKPEECTNLLVPCAASYSHVAFCTLRLESVWMIVGHAAGVAAAIAARNATPTQKLDVERFQARLRSQGQVLDFIPGRPEKCEKLNGPPEF, via the coding sequence ATGAACCGTCGAGCATTCCTGCACGGGTCGCTGGGAGCGCTCGCCGCGTCGAGTTCGGCGCGGGCGTCGACCTATCGCGACGCTGATTGCGACGTCCTCGTCTACGGCGGTACTCCGTGCGGCATCGCCGCGGCGATCGCGGCCGCGCGCGAGGGAGCCCGGACGATCCTGGTCGAGCCCACTGGGCACGTCGGCGGGCTCAGCACGAGCGGGATCAACACGGCCGAGACCGAGCACATGCTCCCCTGGACCATCGGCGGCATCGCCGATGAGTTTTATCGACGGCTCGGGGCCCGCTACGGTACGGGCAAGCCGGAGTACTACTTCGAGTCGAGCGTCGCCGAATCGACTTACCTCGAAATGCTCCGCGAAGCGGGCGTCCTCCTTCGGACCGGCGTCTCGCTCGACTCGTTGAAGCGAGACGGGACAGTCCTCGCCGCCGCGAGGCTGAGCGACGGCTCGCAGGTCAACGCCGGAAGCTTTATCGACGCCTCCTACGAGGGCGATCTCGCGGCCGACGCGGGGGTCTCGTACACCGTCGGTCGTGAATCCCGATCGCAGTACGACGAGGAAGCAGCCGGAATCCGCTTCGACCAGGCCCCCAGACGCGCCCGGACCGTCGACGACGACGGGCGGCTGCGCCCCGGAATCTCGGGCTGGGCGAAGGATCTGAAGGAAGGCGACGCCCACCGCGCTCCGATGAGCTACAACTTCCGGCTCACCGTCGCTCGCGACCCCAGGTACCGGGTCCCGATCCCTCGATCGCCGCGATACGATCCCGCCCGATACGCGCTTCTGGCCGACTGGCTTCGCGAGCAATCCCGCATCGGCAAGCCTGCCGAACTGTCGCAGGTGCTCGACCTCTACCCCCGACGCAACGGCAAGATCGAGCTGAACAACAAGCAAGCGGCGATCATCTCGCTGTCTCACCTCGGCGGGCAGATCGACTGGGCCGAGGCCGGTGCCAAACGTCGGGCGGAGATCTATCAGGACCATCTCGACTACACCCTCGGCCTCCTCCAGTTCCTCGCGGACGACGAGGCTGTACCGGCCGCGATGCGCGCTGAGATGCAGTCGATCGGCCTCCACAAAGATGAGTTCGTCGATAACGGGAATCTCCCCTACCAGCTCTACGTTCGCGAGGCCCGACGCATCAGAGGGAGCCACGTCGTCACCCAGCGGGACGTCCAGGAGGACCGTCGAAAAGCAGACGCCATCGGCATGAGCAGCCACTTCATCGACTCCCATCACGTCCAGCGTCTGGCGCTCTCCCCGGCCGAGTTCGTCAACGAGGGCCGCATTTGGCGGATGGGCTACGCCTATCAGATCCCCTATCGCGCGATCACCCCGAAGCCCGAAGAGTGTACGAATCTGCTGGTCCCCTGCGCGGCGAGCTACTCGCACGTCGCCTTCTGCACGCTCCGGCTGGAGAGCGTCTGGATGATCGTCGGCCACGCCGCAGGCGTCGCGGCGGCGATCGCGGCCAGGAACGCAACTCCAACCCAGAAGCTCGACGTCGAGCGGTTTCAGGCCCGCCTGCGCTCTCAGGGGCAAGTCCTCGACTTCATCCCGGGACGTCCGGAGAAGTGCGAGAAGCTGAACGGCCCGCCGGAGTTCTAA
- a CDS encoding ATP-binding protein encodes MSIDPKAEPAAPPAVPTVGGDAAASDGLPAWAAEIAELFSARASCLFVLHGNVHDIVRQNDEPTRYGSVPELLADQLFGRWDVVLTYDVSRGLDVFTGSDGARRLKMLTTLSGRIGEFKAWPRDADAVLATLDRLIQFNLMEDARSPKRLSIAVFFDFAQFLVPSSDLSQLSGPIGSRLVRFLAWAQDPLIKQSSTVFCLFSDQLSEVNERLVGNAHVTAVAVPMPDSEQRRKYIEWIDDRDSVVGNLTDFSSKQLADLTSGLNLVSLGRLLDIAQQTQVKLEANSLKKLKKGLIERQARGLVEFVEPPTTMDDFVGNEGVKKRLIEDAKLLAKGRLDAAPMGYLICGPVGTGKTYLAECFAGSVGVPCVKLRNFRSKYVGETEGNLEQLLNVLRAMGPVVVVIDEADAALGTREGSGDSGTSSRVFSMIASQMGDTRYRGKLIWMLLTSRPDLLPIDLKRQGRAEVHLPLFNPPNDAEVREMFLAMARKNKFRLDPSLLPDGLADRGFSGADIESIVLSAKRLALTQNREQATAEDVKSALEDFVPSAQGLEKEKQELAAVLECTSKSFLPNDWKERLEHPDARAKLQERMAAIKRVIEE; translated from the coding sequence GTGAGCATCGATCCCAAGGCTGAGCCGGCCGCGCCGCCGGCGGTGCCGACTGTCGGGGGCGACGCCGCCGCCTCCGACGGTCTCCCCGCGTGGGCCGCGGAGATCGCCGAGCTGTTCTCGGCCCGCGCCAGCTGCCTCTTCGTCCTCCACGGCAACGTCCACGACATCGTCCGCCAGAACGACGAGCCGACCCGATACGGCAGCGTCCCGGAGTTGCTGGCCGACCAGCTTTTCGGCCGCTGGGACGTCGTGCTGACCTACGACGTTAGCCGGGGCCTCGACGTGTTCACCGGCAGCGACGGCGCGCGTCGACTCAAGATGTTGACGACCCTCTCCGGGCGGATCGGCGAGTTCAAGGCCTGGCCGCGTGACGCGGACGCGGTTCTGGCCACGCTCGATCGCCTGATCCAGTTCAACCTGATGGAGGACGCGCGATCGCCCAAGCGGCTGAGCATCGCCGTCTTCTTCGACTTCGCCCAGTTCCTGGTCCCATCCAGCGATCTGTCCCAACTCTCGGGGCCCATCGGTTCTCGGTTGGTACGCTTTCTCGCATGGGCCCAGGACCCGCTCATCAAGCAGAGCAGCACGGTGTTCTGCCTCTTCTCGGACCAGCTCAGCGAGGTCAACGAGCGGCTCGTCGGCAACGCCCACGTGACCGCCGTCGCCGTCCCGATGCCCGATTCCGAGCAGCGGCGGAAGTACATCGAATGGATTGACGACCGCGATTCCGTGGTCGGCAACCTGACCGATTTCAGCTCGAAGCAGCTCGCCGACCTGACCAGCGGGCTGAACCTCGTGAGCCTGGGCCGCCTGCTCGACATCGCCCAGCAGACGCAGGTCAAGCTCGAGGCGAACAGCCTGAAGAAGCTGAAGAAGGGCCTCATTGAACGCCAGGCCCGCGGACTTGTGGAGTTCGTCGAGCCGCCGACCACAATGGACGACTTCGTCGGCAACGAAGGGGTCAAGAAGCGTCTCATCGAGGACGCCAAGCTTCTGGCCAAGGGGCGGCTCGACGCCGCGCCGATGGGGTATCTGATCTGCGGCCCCGTCGGCACCGGCAAGACGTATCTGGCCGAGTGCTTCGCCGGCTCGGTGGGCGTCCCCTGCGTGAAGCTCCGCAACTTCCGGTCGAAGTACGTCGGCGAGACCGAGGGGAACCTGGAACAGCTTCTGAACGTGCTCCGAGCGATGGGCCCGGTCGTGGTCGTCATCGATGAGGCCGACGCGGCGCTGGGGACTCGGGAAGGCTCCGGGGATTCGGGCACGTCGAGCCGGGTCTTCTCGATGATCGCCAGCCAGATGGGGGACACTCGGTATCGCGGCAAGCTGATCTGGATGCTGCTGACGAGCCGCCCCGACCTTCTCCCCATCGACCTGAAACGCCAGGGGCGTGCAGAGGTCCACCTCCCGCTGTTCAACCCTCCGAACGACGCCGAGGTCAGGGAGATGTTCCTGGCCATGGCGCGGAAGAACAAGTTCCGCCTCGACCCCTCGCTGCTTCCCGACGGACTCGCGGATCGCGGGTTCAGCGGCGCCGACATCGAGAGCATCGTCCTTTCGGCGAAGCGGCTGGCGCTCACCCAGAACCGCGAGCAGGCGACCGCCGAGGACGTGAAGAGCGCCCTGGAAGACTTCGTCCCCTCGGCCCAGGGGCTGGAGAAGGAAAAGCAAGAGCTGGCCGCGGTCTTGGAGTGCACGTCGAAGTCGTTCCTTCCCAACGACTGGAAGGAGCGGCTCGAGCACCCCGACGCCCGCGCCAAACTGCAGGAACGGATGGCGGCGATCAAGCGCGTCATCGAAGAGTGA
- a CDS encoding PspA/IM30 family protein → MILGKLWNAIAAQFNKLANAIRGYDPIAEMQLEYDRSVEQLKEGREGLAQYRALVERVQRQVDNQAKVVATLEAKVKAFLNAGDREGAAKFALDLRRAKEDLAENQKQLAIHEQAYQNNLLKIKHAVEKLEAVKHKITKYDADLKMSRAEAELSQIATQFNFNVTTDFGQAEQVIQDQIDRNRGRVRVAADLSGEGVEDIKREMAIEKNLAEDALKEFEKENGLATPATVGSAPAEKQLGPAKTKQLEPLPELP, encoded by the coding sequence ATGATCCTCGGCAAACTCTGGAACGCCATCGCCGCGCAGTTCAACAAGCTCGCCAACGCGATCCGAGGCTACGACCCGATCGCCGAGATGCAGCTTGAATACGACCGATCGGTCGAGCAGCTCAAGGAAGGTCGCGAAGGCCTGGCCCAGTATCGGGCGCTGGTGGAACGCGTGCAGCGTCAGGTCGACAACCAGGCGAAGGTCGTGGCCACGCTGGAAGCCAAGGTCAAGGCGTTCCTTAACGCGGGCGACCGTGAGGGCGCCGCCAAGTTCGCGCTCGACCTCCGCCGCGCCAAGGAGGATCTGGCCGAGAACCAGAAGCAGCTTGCCATCCACGAGCAGGCGTATCAGAACAACTTGCTGAAGATCAAGCACGCCGTCGAGAAGCTTGAGGCGGTCAAGCACAAGATCACCAAGTACGACGCCGACCTCAAGATGAGCCGCGCTGAGGCTGAGCTGTCGCAGATCGCCACCCAGTTCAATTTCAACGTGACGACCGATTTCGGCCAGGCTGAGCAGGTCATCCAGGACCAGATCGACCGCAACCGAGGCCGCGTCCGCGTGGCGGCCGACCTCTCGGGCGAAGGCGTCGAGGACATCAAGCGCGAGATGGCCATCGAGAAGAACCTGGCCGAGGACGCGCTCAAGGAATTCGAGAAGGAGAACGGCCTGGCGACTCCCGCCACCGTGGGCTCCGCGCCGGCTGAGAAGCAGCTCGGCCCCGCGAAGACCAAGCAGCTCGAACCCCTTCCCGAACTCCCCTGA
- a CDS encoding choice-of-anchor A family protein, with protein sequence MAVMFSPALASADSVLQQYSVFTSGDLTANSHVNYNTWVGGNLTGSANSVFAMNAFTGTYGLTVAGTVSGTNIQVNNGKSVAITSAPPAGTFLLNGGGGQVVPTAGLAAQTTAMTTELVNNSAAFAALATNQAALSAGGVFTVNAATAVNGVAVFSIDGSVLSNSQYQNGFQIAGDYASVGSIIINVTGGTSVSSNYNFIGAWSNVDRSKVLWNFENATSLTLNNNFYGTILAMKADVTQGSVSIDSNVFAKSLNFNGEIHGPLYTGFVPTSGAVPEPSSMVMSATALAAALGFARRRVRSRV encoded by the coding sequence ATGGCTGTGATGTTTTCCCCGGCTCTGGCCTCGGCCGACTCGGTCTTGCAACAGTACAGTGTGTTCACCTCTGGCGACCTGACGGCGAATTCGCACGTCAACTACAACACCTGGGTGGGCGGCAATCTCACAGGAAGCGCCAACTCGGTGTTCGCGATGAACGCGTTCACGGGAACTTACGGCCTGACCGTTGCGGGCACAGTGTCAGGGACCAACATCCAGGTGAACAACGGGAAGAGCGTCGCCATCACGAGCGCTCCTCCTGCTGGGACTTTCCTCCTGAACGGCGGCGGCGGTCAGGTTGTGCCTACGGCCGGCCTCGCTGCTCAGACGACCGCCATGACCACGGAGCTGGTCAATAATTCGGCCGCCTTTGCCGCCCTCGCCACGAACCAGGCCGCGCTCTCGGCGGGTGGGGTTTTCACCGTCAACGCGGCGACGGCCGTGAACGGCGTCGCGGTTTTCTCGATCGACGGCTCGGTCCTGAGCAACTCGCAGTATCAGAACGGCTTCCAGATCGCCGGTGACTACGCGAGCGTCGGCAGTATCATCATCAACGTCACGGGCGGCACGTCGGTTTCGAGCAATTACAACTTCATCGGCGCCTGGTCGAACGTCGATCGCTCGAAGGTCCTCTGGAACTTCGAGAACGCGACCTCACTGACGCTTAACAACAACTTCTACGGGACGATCCTCGCCATGAAGGCGGACGTGACCCAGGGGAGCGTCTCGATCGACTCGAACGTCTTCGCCAAGTCGCTGAATTTCAACGGCGAGATCCACGGGCCGCTCTATACGGGATTCGTCCCAACCAGCGGTGCGGTCCCCGAGCCGTCGTCGATGGTGATGTCCGCGACGGCTCTGGCGGCCGCGCTTGGTTTCGCTCGCCGACGGGTCCGTAGTCGGGTCTGA
- a CDS encoding collagen-binding domain-containing protein, with the protein MMKSAMRALGLCALGLAVPQSAQADLLTNWNVVTTGDLYAGNGVQGAVRVGGSLYVQNNFTAASSKGSPTSAYSSLIVGKNVSTSYNNRETVKVAQGNATIGGTINGASNNNAGIVSANNGTVKMDSSISGIGATDLDELKSDSAAFSAMTGSESVYLPTKQVDTAKLTVTSVDSLGNAVFNIDGATLFQNSLVRGVSLDLNGFKFGTGQSVVINVTGDALKFQSGYNFSGDFQSAASNIIWNFSTATSINLNSNNLYGALLAPLALLQNSNGVTGSIFVSSLSSVSNVSLPYYQGYDPSAIRPGATPEPSSIVLAGIALASTLIVHARRRRND; encoded by the coding sequence ATGATGAAATCCGCGATGCGTGCGTTGGGATTGTGCGCCCTCGGTCTTGCCGTCCCGCAATCGGCGCAGGCCGATCTGCTGACGAACTGGAACGTGGTGACGACGGGCGACCTCTACGCCGGCAACGGCGTTCAGGGGGCCGTCCGCGTTGGCGGGAGCTTATATGTCCAGAACAACTTCACAGCCGCCTCGTCCAAGGGATCGCCGACTTCGGCTTACTCGTCGCTGATCGTGGGAAAGAACGTCAGCACGAGTTACAACAATCGCGAGACAGTCAAGGTCGCGCAGGGGAACGCCACCATCGGAGGTACGATCAACGGGGCGTCGAACAACAACGCCGGAATCGTCTCGGCCAACAATGGGACGGTCAAGATGGACTCGTCCATCTCCGGCATCGGTGCGACCGACCTGGATGAACTGAAGTCCGATTCGGCGGCGTTTTCGGCGATGACCGGCTCAGAGTCGGTGTACCTTCCGACGAAACAGGTCGACACGGCGAAGCTGACCGTCACCTCGGTCGACTCGTTGGGCAACGCCGTCTTCAACATCGACGGCGCGACTCTCTTCCAGAATTCGCTGGTTCGCGGCGTCTCGCTGGATCTCAATGGTTTCAAGTTCGGGACCGGGCAGTCGGTCGTTATCAACGTGACGGGCGACGCCCTGAAGTTCCAGAGCGGGTACAACTTCAGCGGCGACTTTCAAAGTGCGGCCTCGAACATCATCTGGAATTTCAGTACCGCGACTTCGATCAACCTCAACAGCAACAACCTTTACGGCGCCCTGCTCGCGCCGCTCGCCCTGCTCCAGAACTCGAACGGCGTCACCGGCTCAATCTTCGTCTCCAGCTTGAGCAGCGTGAGCAACGTCAGCCTGCCGTACTATCAGGGATACGACCCTTCCGCGATCCGTCCCGGAGCCACCCCTGAGCCTTCAAGCATCGTGTTGGCTGGAATTGCGCTGGCCTCGACCCTGATCGTTCACGCGAGGCGACGGCGCAACGATTGA
- a CDS encoding sterol desaturase family protein → MQANGVDSLAFLEPIIRLTVWLALLAAVFVPLERIFAVHPRKVFRKGIAVDLAYYFISSLLPALLLGAPLALLAWIARQYVPAVVLNTTASLPFWGRSLLGLVASEIGYYWAHRLSHQIPFLWRFHAIHHSAEELDFLVNTRAHPLDMVWGRLCAMTPLYILGLGSPTGAAGSAVPVAVTLITTMWGFFVHANVRWRFGPLEWLIATPGFHHWHHTKTGPLNRNYASTLPWLDWLFGSFHLPRGEWPSDYGVRSRIPDDLMGQFFYPFEGPPPTAVRGPKHIEPSSRSTEAGNDETAVEIGDPSSTA, encoded by the coding sequence ATGCAGGCCAACGGCGTCGACTCCCTGGCGTTCCTTGAACCGATTATTCGACTCACGGTCTGGCTGGCGTTGCTGGCGGCGGTCTTCGTCCCGCTGGAGCGCATTTTCGCGGTTCATCCCCGCAAGGTGTTTCGGAAGGGGATCGCCGTCGACCTGGCGTACTACTTCATCAGCAGCCTGCTGCCCGCCCTGTTGCTGGGCGCTCCTCTGGCGCTGCTCGCCTGGATCGCGCGACAATATGTGCCCGCCGTGGTCCTGAACACGACCGCGTCCCTACCCTTCTGGGGGCGTTCGCTCCTGGGTCTCGTGGCCTCGGAGATCGGGTATTACTGGGCTCATCGCCTGAGCCATCAGATCCCCTTCCTGTGGCGGTTCCACGCAATCCACCACAGCGCGGAGGAACTCGACTTTCTCGTCAACACGCGAGCTCACCCCCTGGATATGGTCTGGGGACGACTCTGCGCGATGACGCCGTTGTACATCCTCGGCCTCGGAAGCCCAACCGGGGCGGCGGGCAGCGCCGTACCGGTCGCCGTCACTCTGATCACGACGATGTGGGGCTTTTTCGTCCACGCCAACGTCCGATGGCGCTTTGGTCCGCTCGAATGGCTGATCGCGACGCCTGGGTTCCATCATTGGCACCATACGAAGACCGGCCCCCTCAATCGCAACTACGCCTCGACGCTCCCCTGGCTCGACTGGCTTTTCGGCTCCTTCCACCTTCCGCGAGGAGAGTGGCCGTCCGACTACGGCGTGAGGTCGCGGATACCCGACGACCTGATGGGGCAGTTCTTCTATCCCTTCGAGGGGCCTCCGCCGACGGCCGTCCGCGGCCCCAAGCACATCGAGCCGTCCTCCCGGTCGACGGAAGCGGGAAACGACGAAACGGCCGTCGAGATTGGTGATCCATCCTCGACGGCCTGA
- a CDS encoding PEP-CTERM sorting domain-containing protein, giving the protein MIGIKRASHVIAPVIALALGGAQANAAELITNGGFETNSGNYQIGYTGHFLSGWTSANASPGTLGYNFVFNAQSPTTSGTSADNSGSFGDSDSSAIKLWGPGTGNNNNLTVSPNGGAFVALDGDYHVGALSQTLSGLQIGQAYQLSFYWAASQQSNRDGATYQSLTVSFGSQSYDTSTVTLPSHGFSGWMLEHYTFVATSATQTLSFLAHGSAVSGGPGSLPPFLLLDGVSMQAVPEPSTFALMGLGLVGVVGARLRRSRRSE; this is encoded by the coding sequence ATGATCGGGATCAAGCGAGCGTCTCATGTCATTGCGCCCGTGATTGCCCTGGCCCTGGGCGGCGCCCAGGCGAATGCCGCGGAATTGATCACGAACGGCGGGTTCGAAACCAACAGCGGAAACTATCAGATCGGCTACACCGGCCACTTCCTTTCGGGCTGGACCAGCGCGAACGCTTCGCCGGGGACTCTCGGGTACAACTTCGTTTTCAACGCCCAGTCCCCCACGACCAGCGGAACGAGCGCCGACAACAGCGGATCGTTTGGCGATTCGGACAGCTCCGCCATCAAGCTTTGGGGACCGGGGACTGGCAACAACAACAACCTGACCGTGAGCCCGAACGGCGGCGCCTTCGTCGCCCTGGACGGCGACTATCACGTGGGTGCGCTTTCACAGACGCTCTCCGGCCTCCAGATCGGGCAGGCCTATCAACTCAGCTTCTACTGGGCGGCGTCCCAGCAATCCAACCGAGACGGCGCGACATATCAGTCCTTGACCGTGTCGTTCGGCTCGCAATCTTACGATACGAGCACCGTGACGCTCCCCAGCCATGGGTTCTCCGGCTGGATGCTTGAGCACTACACCTTCGTGGCGACCTCCGCGACACAGACGCTGTCCTTCCTGGCGCATGGTTCCGCGGTGAGCGGCGGACCCGGCAGCCTCCCGCCGTTCCTGCTCCTGGACGGGGTGTCGATGCAGGCGGTCCCCGAGCCGTCCACCTTCGCTCTGATGGGCCTCGGTCTGGTGGGCGTCGTCGGCGCCCGTCTCCGCCGCTCCCGTCGCTCCGAGTGA
- a CDS encoding ammonia-forming cytochrome c nitrite reductase subunit c552, producing the protein MSFRGLFIAVMLSTAMIVSAFVLQSKRPRIETDRPSADLVKATGKCADCHRHETSAVVHEFEMSLHSRKGVTCLDCHQPTKGQEPYDHKGFTITRKLTSSNCRSCHEKQVDEYMRSRHAAPAWAAVTGKADFTPEQIAFSEAIHKGAVDRPPHPLTAVEGLAAVNKGCRQCHDVGKPNPDGSIGSCTACHARHVASVELARLPETCGQCHMGPDHSQLEIYHESKHGVLFNAQRSGMNLSARPEKLSTEDMPVPTCATCHMSGLEGEKFTHDVTERLSYFLFASVSDRRPTYEAGRRNMKAICLKCHTNPKIQEFYGSAEGVVRSTNKLVKEADEIIAGLRKDNLLTPEPFDEPIEYIHFDLWHYGGRTAKHGAYMGGADFVQWHGYYEIVNKMAELKKSAEEIRARASKGEAAPKAAASSDPSARPGGAADASGASK; encoded by the coding sequence ATGTCGTTCCGCGGCCTTTTCATCGCGGTCATGCTCAGCACGGCCATGATCGTCTCGGCCTTCGTCCTGCAGTCGAAACGGCCCCGAATCGAGACGGATCGGCCCTCGGCGGATCTGGTGAAGGCCACGGGAAAGTGCGCGGATTGCCACCGGCACGAGACGTCGGCCGTGGTTCATGAGTTCGAGATGAGCCTGCACAGCCGGAAAGGCGTCACCTGCCTGGACTGCCATCAGCCGACGAAGGGGCAAGAACCCTACGACCACAAGGGCTTCACGATCACTCGCAAACTGACGTCCTCCAACTGCCGATCCTGTCACGAGAAGCAGGTCGACGAATACATGCGCAGTCGACACGCCGCACCGGCCTGGGCGGCGGTCACCGGCAAGGCGGACTTCACCCCCGAGCAGATCGCCTTCAGCGAAGCCATCCACAAGGGGGCCGTCGACCGTCCGCCCCACCCGTTGACGGCCGTTGAGGGGCTGGCGGCCGTCAACAAGGGGTGCCGCCAGTGCCACGACGTCGGCAAACCCAACCCGGACGGCTCGATTGGTTCATGCACCGCATGTCACGCCCGTCACGTGGCGTCGGTAGAGCTGGCGCGTCTCCCGGAAACCTGCGGTCAGTGCCACATGGGGCCGGACCACTCGCAACTGGAGATCTACCACGAGTCGAAGCACGGCGTGCTGTTCAACGCTCAACGGTCGGGGATGAACCTCTCGGCCCGGCCCGAAAAGCTGAGCACCGAGGACATGCCCGTTCCCACGTGCGCCACCTGCCACATGAGCGGCCTTGAGGGGGAGAAGTTCACTCACGACGTGACGGAGCGACTGTCGTACTTCCTCTTCGCCAGCGTCTCGGACCGTCGTCCCACCTATGAGGCCGGGCGGCGGAACATGAAGGCGATCTGCCTGAAGTGCCACACGAATCCGAAGATCCAGGAGTTCTACGGCTCGGCCGAGGGAGTCGTTCGCTCGACCAACAAGCTCGTCAAGGAGGCCGACGAGATCATCGCCGGGCTGCGCAAGGACAACCTGCTGACCCCCGAGCCGTTCGACGAGCCGATCGAGTATATCCACTTCGACCTCTGGCACTACGGGGGCCGAACCGCCAAGCACGGCGCCTACATGGGAGGGGCCGACTTCGTCCAGTGGCACGGTTACTATGAGATCGTCAACAAGATGGCCGAGTTGAAGAAGTCGGCCGAGGAGATCCGGGCTCGCGCCTCGAAGGGTGAAGCCGCCCCGAAGGCGGCTGCGTCTTCGGACCCCTCAGCCCGGCCGGGAGGCGCTGCCGATGCATCCGGCGCTTCCAAGTAA